From Scomber japonicus isolate fScoJap1 chromosome 22, fScoJap1.pri, whole genome shotgun sequence, one genomic window encodes:
- the LOC128384135 gene encoding H-2 class II histocompatibility antigen, A-U alpha chain-like — protein sequence MMKTMMKSMKMSELLLILSCVLCVSFCAKDLYEDLQIAGCSDSDGEEMYTLEGEELWYADFKKNRGVYPLPDFSNSFRYEDGTYDTAVANQQICKDNLKKVRNAMKDIPLESDPPSGHTLYSRDEVELGVQNTLICHVTGFFPAPVKVYWTKNGKNVTEGTSINVPYPNKDGSYSQSSRLEFTPQQGDMYSCSVSHPTLSQPLTRIWDVEVQQPGVGPAVFCGLGLTIGLLGVAAGTFFLIKGNECS from the exons ATGATGAAGACGATGATGAAGTCGATGAAGATGTCGGAGctgctcctcatcctctcctgcgtcctctgtgtctccttctgtgcaaaag atcTATATGAGGATCTTCAGATCGCCGGATGTTCAGATTCTGATGGAGAGGAGATGTACACACTGGAGGGTGAAGAGTTGTGGTACGCAGACTtcaagaagaacagaggagtTTACCCTCTGCCCGACTTTTCAAATAGTTTCAGGTACGAGGATGGAACTTATGACACAGCTGTGGCTAATCAACAGATCTGCAAAGATAATCTGAAGAAGGTTCGTAATGCAATGAAAGACATCCCACTGGAATCTG ATCCTCCTTCTGGTCACACCCTCTACTCCAGAGACGAGGTGGAGCTCGGAGTCCAGAACACACTGATCTGTCATGTGACCGGTTTCTTTCCTGCTCCTGTTAAAGTCTACTGGACCAAGAACGGAAAGAACGTGACCGAAGGAACCAGCATCAATGTTCCTTACCCCAACAAAGACGGTTCCTACAGCCAGTCCTCCAGACTGGAGTTCACCCCACAGCAGGGAGACATGTACAGCTGTTCAGTGTCACACCCAACACTGAGCCAACCACTGACCAGGATCTGGG atgtggaggtgcagCAGCCAGGTGTTGGACCTGCAGTGTTTTGTGGACTGGGTCTGACTATCGGTCTGCTCGGTGTGGCAGCTGGAACCTTCTTCCTCATCAAAGGAAACGAGTgcagctga
- the LOC128384127 gene encoding H-2 class II histocompatibility antigen, E-S beta chain-like, producing MASSFLSFSLLFITVYTADGFMYAMTHHCQFNSTELKDIRYIESYYYNKLEYTRYDSDVGKYVGYTEYGVKNAEYWNSDPSILAQMNAARETICLNNVGLWFYYFLTKSVKPYVRLHSETPSAGKHPSMLVCSVYSFYPKHIIVKWVRDGQEVTSDVTSTDKMADADWYYQIHSHLEYTPRSGEKISCKVEHASLSEPLYTDWDPSLPESERNKIAIGASGLILGLILSLAGFIYYKRKSRGRILVPNN from the exons ATGGCTTCATCCTTTCTGagcttctccctcctcttcatcactgtctaCACAGCAG ATGGATTTATGTATGCCATGACACATCACTGTCAGTTTAACTCCACTGAGCTGAAGGACATCAGGTACATCGAGTCTTATTATTACAACAAGTTGGAGTACACCAGGTATGACAGCGATGTGGGGAAATATGTTGGATACACTGAGTACGGAGTGAAGAACGCAGAGTACTGGAACAGCGATCCTTCAATCCTGGCTCAGATGAATGCTGCGAGGGAGACAATCTGCTTAAACAACGTTGGGCTCTGGTTCTACTATTTTCTGACTAAATCAG TGAAGCCGTATGTGCGGCTGCACTCTGAGACTCCCTCTGCTGGTAAACATCCCTCCATGTTGGTCTGCAGCGTCTACAGCTTCTACCCCAAACACATCATAGTGAAATGGGTTAGAGACGGACAGGAAGTCACCTCTGATGTCACTTCCACTGACAAGATGGCAGACGCTGATTGGTACTACCAGATCCACTCCCACCTGGAGTACACGCCCAG gTCTGGAGAGAAGATCTCCTGCAAGGTGGAACACGCCAGCCTGAGTGAGCCTCTGTACACTGACTGGG atCCGTCCCTGCCTGAGTCAGAGAGAAACAAGATCGCCATCGGAGCGTCAGGACTGATCCTGGGTCTGATCTTATCTCTGGCTGGATTCATCTACTACAAGAGGAAGTCCAGAG gaCGGATTCTGGTCCCCAATAACTGA